DNA from Variovorax sp. V213:
TCGGGCCGAGCACCGCGTGCTGGCGATCACGCCCTACTTCGTGCCCGGCGACGGCCTGCGCGATGCGCTGCGGCTGGCCGCGCGGCGCGGCGTGGAAGTGACCATCGCGATCCCCGCGCGGTCGAACCACCGCCTGGCCGATTTCGTGCGCGCACGCGCCATGCGCGACCTGGCCCGCGCGGGCGTGAGCTTTCGCATGCTGCCTTTCATGGCGCACGCCAAGGCCGTGGTGGTCGACAACGAGCTGGCCATGTGCGGCTCGATCAACCTCGACCTGCGCAGCCTGCTGCTCAACCACGAGGCGGCCGTGGTGTTCTACGGCCCGCACGAGATCGACTGGCTGGCCGAATGGGTCGCCACCACAGCTTCCGCCGGCGAGCCCTACCGCGCGCGGCGGCCGGGCCTGTTGCGCGACGTGGCCGAGGGGCTGCTGCTCACCGTCGCTTTCCAGCTGTAGCGGGCGCCGAGGCCCTGGCCTCCGCCGCAAGGGCATCGAGCCCTGCGAAGACGTAGCGCATCAGGTCGTCCGCCAGGCCTTCGGCATCCTTCAGGGCCGGCAGCACCTTGCGGCCCAGGTCCCTGGGCGCCACCGTCATCACGATGCAGGGCAGCACCGTGAACAGCAGCGCGCGCTGCACCGAGGGATGATCGTCGGGCAGGCCCATGATGCCGCCGATCAGGCCGCGGATCAGCTTGGCCTTGGGCAGCACCGCCCGCCGGATCAGCACCGGCATGGCCGGCGACGGCGACAGCGCCTCGCGCAGCACCACGCGAAATCCCCAGGGTGCCTTGGGCTGGCTGCCCATCTCGATCAGGTGCGTGAGAAAGGCCCGCAGCTTGAGCCGCGGATCGGCCGCCGCGCTGGCCAGGCTGACCAGCTCGTCGATGCTCACGAGCTGGCGGTGCGCCTCGATCAGCACCGCCTCGTAGAGCCCGTCCCTGCTGCCGAAGTGGTAGTTGACCGCGGCCATGTTGGTGCCGGCGCGCGTGCAGATTTCCTTGCTGGTGCTCTCGGCGAAGCCGCGTTCGGCAAACAGCTGGCCCGCGGTTTCGAGGATGTGCAGGCGCGTGGTGCTGCCGTCGGTGCGAGAGGCGCGCGGGATGCGCGCCGCAGCCTGGCGCGGGGAAGGAAGACGGGCACCGGAAGAACGGGTGCTGGAAGAGCGGGAAGCCATGGCCCAAGGTTAATCGAATTGAAAAAATACTTCAAATTCAAATTTCAATTTGATAACATCCAGCCGTGTTCCGATCTGGAAACCGGCAGGAGCCCGTCCTCATGAACAAGAAACCCCTCATCGCCGCTGCCGTCGTGGTGCTGGCCGCTGCGGCGGGTGGCTGGTGGTACCTCCATCGTTCGGCCGCGCCGTCCGACCAGCTCGTGCTGTACGGCAACGTCGACGTGCGCCAGGTCTCGCTGGCCTTCAACGCCAATGAGCGCGTGGCCGAACTCGCGGTGCGCGAAGGCGACCACGTGCGCGCAGGGCAGTTGCTGGGCAGGCTCGACACCCGCTCGCTCGTGCTGCGCGTGGCGCAGTCTCAGGCGCGCATCGGGGTGCAGGAGCAGGCGCTGCTGCGCCTGAAGACCGGCAGCCGCCCCGAAGAACTGGCGCAGGCCGGCGCCCAGGTGGCCGCGGCGCAGGCCGATGCCGACCTTGCGCAGCAGCAGCTCGCGCGCCTGCAGGCGATCGGCCAGACCACCGCCGGTCGCGCGGTGAGCCAGCAGGACCTCGACAGCGCCCAGGCCCGCCGCAAGGTGGCGCTGGCGCAACTGGACAACGTGCGCAGGGCGCAGCAGCTCGCCGTTGCCGGTCCGCGCAAGGAAGACATCGCGCAGGCGCAGGCCCAGCTCGAATCCGCGCGCGCCGATCTCGCGCTCATGAACCACCAGCTCCAGGAGGCCGAGCTCAAGTCGCCCATCGACGCCGTGGTGCGCGCGCGCCTGCTCGAGCCCGGCGACATGGCCTCGCCGCAGCGCCCAGCCTTCACGCTGGCGATCACCGATCCCAAGTGGGTGCGCGCTTACGTGGCCGAACCCGACCTCGGCCGCGTGCGGCCGGGCCAGGAAGCCAGCGTGATCACCGACAGCCAGCCCGGCCAGCCGATCGCCGGCAAGGTGGGCTACATCTCGTCGGTGGCCGAGTTCACGCCCAAGACGGTGCAGACCGAGGAACTGCGCAGCAGCCTGGTCTACGAAATTCGCGTGATGGTCGAAGACAAGGAAGACCGGCTGCGGCTCGGCATGCCGGCGACCGTGCGGCTGCAGCTCGCCTCCCCCACCGCCAGCGGCAAACACTGATGCGCGACAACGGGCCCGCCGTGGCAGCACGCTCCCTGCACAAGCGCTTCATGGTCAAGGCCTCGAAGCAGACGGTGCGCGCGCTCGACGACGTGTCGCTCGAAGTGCCGGCCGGCACGCTCACCGCACTGGTCGGGCCCGACGGCGCGGGCAAGACCACGCTGCTGAGGCTCATGGCCGGCCTGATGCGCGCCGACGAAGGCGAACTGCGCGTGCTCGGCATCGACGTGTCGGCCGACCCGCAGGCAGTGCAGGACCGCATCAGCTACATGCCCCAGCGCTTCGGCCTCTACGACGACCTGAGCGTGCAGGAAAATCTGGATCTCTACGCCGACCTGCACGGCGTGACTGCCGGCCAGCGCCGCGAGCGCTATGGGCGGTTGATGGAAATGACCGACCTCGGCCGTTTCACCAATCGACCCGCGGGTAAGCTCTCGGGCGGCATGAAGCAGAAGCTCGGCCTGGCCTGCACGCTGGTGCGCTCGCCCGACCTGCTGCTGCTCGACGAGCCCACCGTCGGCGTCGATCCGCTTTCGCGGCGCGAACTCTGGCAGATCGTGCAGCAGCTGGTCGATGACGAGAAGCTCTCGGTCATCGTGAGCACCGCGTACCTCGACGAGGCCGAGCGCTGCAGCTACGTGTTCGTTCTGCGCGAGGGCCGGCTGCTCGCGCAGGGCACGCCCGCCGAGATTCGCGGCCATGCGCAGGGCATGTGTTTCGTCGCCGCGCCGCCCGAGGGCGAGCCGCCGCGCCTGATGCAGGCCCGCCTGCTCGATGCGAAACAGGACATCGTCGATGCCGTGCCGCAAGGCGGTGATGTGCACTTCATCCGCCGCCAGGGCGCGGACGACGCAGCGCTCGAGAAGCTGCTGGACGGCGCGCGCGCCGAGCCCGTGCCGCCGCGGCTCGAAGACGGCTTCATGGCGCTGCTGCGTACCCACCAGGCCACTGCGGCGAACATCGCGCCGCCCGCGGCCGAGGGCCTTGCGCCGGCCGAGGGCGAACCCGGCGAAGTGGTCATCGAGGTGAAAGACCTGGTGCGCCGCTTCGGCGATTTCGTGGCCGTGGCGAGCACCAGCTTCTCGGTTCGGCGCGGCGAGATCTTCGGCCTGCTCGGACCCAACGGCGCGGGTAAGACCACCACGTTCCGCATGCTCTGTGGCCTGCTTCCCGCGAGCGGCGGGCAGCTGCGCGTGGCCGGTGTCGACCTGCGCCATGCGCGCGCGCAGGCCCGCCAGCGCATCGGCTACGTGTCGCAGAAGTTCGCGCTCTACGGCAACCTCACGGTGCGCGAGAACCTCTCGTTCTTCGGCGGCGCCTACGGCCTGCGCGGGCAAATGCTGCAGCGGCGCATGGACACGGTACTGCGGCAGTTCGACCTCGAGCGCGAACTCGATGCGCCCAGCGGCCAGCTGCCCGGCGGCTACCGCCAGCGCCTGGCCATGGCCACAGGCCTGCTGCACGAGCCCGAGATCCTGTTTCTCGACGAGCCCACCAGCGGCGCCGATCCGCTGGCCCGCCGCGAATTCTGGCGCCGCATCACGGCGCTGGCCGAAGGCGGCACCACCGTCGTCATCACGACCCACTTCATGGAAGAGGCCGAGTACTGCGACCGCATCGTGATCCAGGACGCCGGCAAGGTGCTGGCGATCGGCACGCCGCGTGAGGTGCGCACGCAGGCGCTCGACGGCGAGAGTCATGAAAAGCGCATCGACATGGAGCAGGCGTTCATCGGCATCGTCGAGAAGGCGCGGCACGAAGAGCGCGAAAAGAAAAGCGAGAAGGTGGCGGCATGAGCGGCTTCCGGACCCGGCTGATCTCGCTCACGCGCAAGGAGTTTCGCCAGCTGCTGCGCGACCGCAGCAACCTGGCCATCGGCATCCTGCTGCCGATGGTGCTGATCCTGATCTTCGGCTACGGCATGTCGCTCGACGTGAAGAACGCACCGGTGGGCGTGGTGCTCGAAGACCCGTCGCCCACGGCGCACGAAGCCATTGCCGGCCTGCAGCTTTCACCGACCATCGCGCCCGTGCTGCTGGGCTCCATGCACGATGCCGAGGCCTTGATGCGCGAGCGCAAGATCGACGGCATCGTGCGCGTGCCCTCCGACTTCTCGCGCACGCTGGCCGCGGGCCACGCGCGCGTGCAGCTCATCGTGCATGGCGCCGACGCGGGGCGCGCGACCATCATCCAGGCCTACGTGAGCGGCGCCCTGGCGCAAGCGGCCGTGCGGCAGGCCGACCGCGGCGGCGGCGGCACCGGTGCGGACGCCCCCCCAGCGGGCCGTGTGACCGTGGAGCAGCGCATGTGGTTCAACGCCGCGAACACCAGCACCTGGTACCTGGTGCCGGGGCTCATCGTGCTGATCATGACCTTGGTCGGCGCGTTTCTCACCGCGCTGGTGATGGCCCGCGAATGGGAGCGCGGCACGCTCGAGGCGCTGTTCGTCACTCCGGTGCGGCCGGTGGAAATACTGCTGGCCAAGATCATCCCGTACTTCGCGGTCGGCATGCTCGGGCTCACGCTGTGCCTGCTGGCCGCACGCTTCCTGTTCGCGGTGCCGATGTACGGCTCGCTGGTCGTGGTGGTGCTCAGCTCCATGCTCTACCTGATCGTGGCGGTGAGCCTCGGCCTCGTGATCTCATCGGTCACGCGCAACCAGTTTCTCGCGAGCCAGGTGGCGCTCATCGCGACCTTCATGCCTTCGATGATGCTGTCGGGCTTCCTGTTCGACCTGCGCAACGTGCCCATTGCCGTGCGCGTGATCGGCCATGTGCTGCCGGCCACCTACTTCATGGACCTGATCAAGACGCTGTTTCTCGCGGGCGACGTCTGGCCGCTGATCTGGAGAAACTGCGCGATCCTGCTCGCTTATGCGCTGGGCCTGCTGCTTCTCGCCCGCGCCGTCACGCGCAAGAGCCTCGACTGAAGGACGGCACCCCATGACCGATTTTCTGCTGCGCATCGCCAACCTCTGCAGGAAAGAGCTGCTCGCCATCTTCAAGGACCCGGCGAGCCGCGTGATTCTGTTCGTTCCCGCCATCATGCAAAGCCTGGTCTTCGGCTACGCCGCCACCTACGACCTCACGAATGTGCCCTATGCGCTGCTCGACCAGAGCCGCACGGGCGCATCGACCGAACTGATTGCGCATCTCGACAGCACCGGCGTCTTCCACCGCGTGGCCACGCTGCGGACGCAGGCGGACATCCGCGAGGTGATCGACACGGAGAAGGCGCTGCTGGTGATCCAGATCGCGCCCAACTTCGAGCAGCAGCTCAGCGCGGGCCAGCCCGCGGCCATCCAGTTGATTCTGGATGCGCGCAATTCCAACACGGCGGGGTCCGCAGCCGGCTACGTGAGCGCGGTGGTCGAGCGCTACAACGCCGAGCTGCGCACACGCGCCGGCGCGCCGCCCACACCGCTCATCATCGAAACGCGGGCCTGGTTCAACCCGAACCTCCAGACGCGCTGGAACCTGCTGCCGGGCCTGATCGCCGCGCTCAGCATGCTGCAGACGCTGCTGCTCACCGCCCTCTCGGTGGCAAGGGAGCGCGAGCAGGGCACCTTCGACCAGCTGCTGGTCACGCCGATGTCGCCGCTCGAAATCATGATCGGCAAGGCGCTGCCGCCAATATTGGTCGGCCTTGCGCAGTCGACGCTGATCCTGCTGGTGGCCCTGTTCTGGTTCGGCATTCCGATGGCGGGCTCGCTGGCCACGCTCTATACCGGGCTGGTTTTCTTCACCGTGGCCAGCGTGGGCATCGGCCTCTCGATCTCGGCGGTGTCGGCCAACATGCAGCAGGCCATGCTCTACACCTTCGTGCTGCTGATGCCGATGATGCTGTTGTCGGGCCTGACCACCCCGGTGCGCAACATGCCGCACGTCCTGCAGGTGATCACCATGGCCAACCCACTGCGCTTTGCGATCGACCTGGTGCAGCGCGTGTACCTCGAGGGCGTGGGCCTGGCCACGGTGTGGCACAACCTGATTCCGCTGTCGATCATCGCCATCGTCACGCTGCCGCTGGCGGCCTGGCTGTTTCGCCATCGTCTGGTCTGAATCCGGGAGCACCGCATGTCTGCACCGCGCACCCTCTTCTCCTGTTCCGCGCTCGCGCTTCTTCTGGCAGGCTGCGCAGTGGGTCCCGACCACCGGCCCGCGGAGCCGCAGGCACCCGCCGATTGGGCCGCATGGCACGGCGGCTCGGCGGCGCTGCTCGGCACCGAGCGGACAGCGGCGCCCACGGCCGTCGCATCGGGCGACTGGAAAGCCTTCGACGATCCGCTGCTCGATCGCCTGCAGGCACTCGCGCTAACGGCCAATCACGATCTGCAGACCGCCGCCCTGCGTTTTGCGCAAAGCCGCGTCCAGCGGACCGCGGCGGCGGCGCAGCAGGTGCCGCAGCTCAACGCCAGCGGCAGCGTCAACCGGCAGCGCCAGAGCGAGACCGGCGCCGCTACGCGGATGATCGATGCGCTCGGTTCGTCGGTGTCCAACCGCGACCAGCTGATCCGCACGCTCAGCGAGCCCTACAACCTCTACCAGGCCGGCTTCGATGCGTCGTGGGAAATCGACCTGTGGGGCCGCGTGCGGCGCAGCATCGAGGCCGCCGATGCGGATACCGGCGCATCGGCCGCGCTGCTGCGGCAGGCGCAGCTCAGCGTGCAGGCCGAGGTGGCGCGCAACTACTTCGAGTTGCGCGGTGCGCAGCGCGAACTGCGGCTCGCGCGCGCCGACATCGCGGCGGCGGCCGAGTCGCTCGAGCTGGTGCAGGCGCGCGCCGACGGCGGCTTGGTCACCGACCTGGATCCGACGCGCCAGCGCACGCAACTGGCCGAGCTGCGGGCGCGCATTCCGATGCTGCTGCAGCAGGAGACCCAGGCCATGAACCAGATCACGCTGCTGACCGGTGCGCCGCCCGGTACGCTGAACACCGAGCTCGCACCACCTGCCGACCGTGCGGGCGACACGCTCGAAGCGCTGCAGGCGCCATCGTTGCCCGACCTCGCACTGGGCCTGCCTTCCGACCTGGCGCGCCGGCGCCCCGACATCGCGGCGGCGGAAGCGCAGCTGCATGCCGCCACGGCACGCATCGGTGTGGCCATGGCGGACCTCTATCCGCGCGTGACGCTGGGCGCGGGCTTCGGCTACGAATCGGCGGGCAGCGAGCGCTTTGGCGAATGGGGCAGCCGGCAATGGCATGTCGGCCCTTCCATCAGCCTGCCCATCTTCGACAACGGCCGGCGCCGGAGCACGGTGAACCTGCGCGAGCTTCAGCAGCAGGAAGCGGCGGTGGCCTTCCAGCAGGCCGTGCTCAAGGCATGGCACGAGATCGATTCGGCGCTGGGCGCCTACACCGCCGAGCGCCAGCGCCACCGGGAACTGGTCGAGCGCGAGCGCAACAGCCGCGACGCGCTCACGCTCGCGCATGCGCGCTATGCCAACGGCCTCACGGACTTCGGCGTCGAACTCGACGCCCGCCGCACGCTGCTGCAGGCCCGGCGCGACCAGGTTCAGAGCACGAGCCGCATGGCGGTCGCCATGGTGGCGGTCTACAAGGCGCTCGGCGGCACCATGCCGCCCGCCGCCGCAGCGGCTCCGGGCTAGGTATTGGTGAAGCTCGCGTTGCCAAGGCCGGTGCCGATGGTCAGCACGCCCCAATGGCAGACGTCGCGCATCAAGGGCAGCTCGCTCAGCCCCTGCACCACCGCGTCGTTGTGCATCAGGATCAGCGTGGGGCCGGAGCCGATCATCGGCATGCGGCGCCACAGTGCGCTGGGCAGGTGGAACGCGCGGCTTTCCCAATCGCCCGGCAGGTTTTGCGTGCCGCGCTCGATCGAGCCGTCCTTGCGAATCAACCCCGGGCAGGCAATGCCGATGAAAGGCGCAAGCCTGATTTTCCTGCGCTCGCAATAGCGAACCATGTCCTCGAGCATGGCCGCGATGCGCTCGACCATGTCGGTGCGGTTCGGGTCGTCGTCCGCATGGCGCCACTTCTCCAGCCGCACCACCTTGGCACGCGACAGGTCGGGCGCCTTGCGCCGGCGCGTCTTCACGATGCCGCAGCGCACGTTGGTGCCGCCGATGTCCACGGCCAGGATGGCGTCGTGCTTCTTCAGCATGGCCGGCGGGGTCAGGTGCACCCAGCCTATCAGGCCGCCGTCGTCGACCTCGTGCGACAGCCGCCCGAGCTGTACGTGCACGCCCATGTCTTCCAGGATGGCCGCGGTCTGCAGGATGGCGCGCTCGCCCACGTCGCTTTCGGTGAAGCCGCCGCCCACCACGATGCGCTCCACCTTCTTCCATGAAGGCTGGCGCGTGAAGCGCTGGATCACGAAGGCCAATTCTTTGGCGAATTCCTCGATGGCGCCATGCATCAGATCGCCGGCGGCCGAGGTCTTGTGGAGCACGCGGTCGAGCTGCTCCTTGCTGAGGTCGCGCGAGTGCTCCCGCCCCAAGGGATCGCTGCCGGTCTTGCGGCGGCGCTTGCGCCAGCGTTCGAGCAACTCCCTGAAGGCGGTCTGGCTGGCCTGGTCGCCGACGAAGCCGTCCTTGTCGCGCAGCTGCAGGCTGTAGCCCTCCACCCTGAGGCCCGGGAGCTCGCGCAGGCCGTGCACGTCGGGGCCGGGCAGGAGGTGGGTTTTCTTCTTCATGGCGGCCATGATGGATGCGATTGCATCTGGCCAGCATCGGTAGCCCGCACCAGGATTTGTAGGAGATTGGCGGGTGCGCCGATCGGGGCGATGTCTATACACTGGCCCCCGATGTGCCTGCCCCACCGCCGCATCCTGCGCGCCGCCTTGTTGTTGTTCGCCATTGCCTGGCTCGGTGCCGCTGCGTCGGCGCAACCCGGCGAGGGCACGCTGCGTGTCGGGTCCAAGCGGTTCACCGAGTCGTACATCCTGGCCGAGCTGCTGGCACAGACAGCGGCACCGCACACCGCATCGCCCCCGGTGGTGCGGCAGGGCCTGGGCAACACGGCGATCGTGTATGAAGCGCTGCGTTCGGGCGCCATCGACCTGTATGCCGAATACACCGGCACCATCGCGCTCGAAATCCTCAAGGGCTCGCCGGCCGAAACGCGCGAGGCCATGAATGCGGCGCTGGCGCCGCTGGGCCTGGGCGTGGCCATTCCGTTGGGCTTCAACGACGGCTATGCGCTGGCCGTGCGGGCGGCCGATGCCGAACGGCTCGGCCTGCGCACGCTGAGCGACCTGGCACGCCACCCCGAACTCAGGCTGGGCCTCTCGAACGAGTTCATCGGCCGCGTCGATGGTTGGAAGGGTCTTGCCGCGCGCTACGGCTTCACGCAGACGCCGACCGGCCTGGACCACGGCCTGGCCTACGAAGCGGTGGCCGCGAAGCAGATCGACGCGATCGACATCTACACCACCGACGCCAAGATCGACCATCTGGGCCTGCGCGTGCTGGAAGACGACAAGAAATACTTTCCACGCTACGACGCCGTGGTGCTGTACCGGCTCGACCTGTCGGCGCGGCTGCCGAAGGCCTGGGCCGCACTGCAAACACTTGAAGGCCGCATCGACGAGCGCGCGATGATCGCGATGAATGCGCGCGCCGAGCTGCAGAGCGTACCCTTCGACGCGATTGCACGCGACTTCCTGGCCAGCTCGGGCAAGAACGGCAAGGCCCAATCCCAGGAAGCCAGGCGCGGCTTCATCGCCAAGCTGTTCGGCCCCGACCTCTGGCAGCTCACGCGGCAGCACCTGGTGTTGGTGGCGGTGTCCGTGGGCGTTGCGATCCTGATCGGCGTGCCGCTTGCCATCCTGGTGTTTCCGCATCTGCGGCTGCGCGCGGTGGTGCTCGGCGCCGCGAGCATCCTGCAGACCGTGCCGTCGCTGGCCCTGCTCGCGGTGCTCATCTCCCTGCTGGGCGCCATCGGCGCGCTGCCTGCGCTGATTGCGCTCACGCTCTATTCACTGCTGCCCATCATGCGCAACACGGTGACCGGCCTGGCCGAAGTGCCGAACGGCCTGCGCATGGCGGGCACCGCCCTCGGCATGACGCCGCCGCAGAGCCTTCGGCTGGTGCTGCTGCCGCTTGCGCTGCCCACGCTGCTGGCGGGCGTTCGAACGGCCACGGCCATTGCCATCGGCACCGCGACCATTGCCGCCTTC
Protein-coding regions in this window:
- a CDS encoding TetR/AcrR family transcriptional regulator, which gives rise to MASRSSSTRSSGARLPSPRQAAARIPRASRTDGSTTRLHILETAGQLFAERGFAESTSKEICTRAGTNMAAVNYHFGSRDGLYEAVLIEAHRQLVSIDELVSLASAAADPRLKLRAFLTHLIEMGSQPKAPWGFRVVLREALSPSPAMPVLIRRAVLPKAKLIRGLIGGIMGLPDDHPSVQRALLFTVLPCIVMTVAPRDLGRKVLPALKDAEGLADDLMRYVFAGLDALAAEARASAPATAGKRR
- a CDS encoding HlyD family efflux transporter periplasmic adaptor subunit, translating into MNKKPLIAAAVVVLAAAAGGWWYLHRSAAPSDQLVLYGNVDVRQVSLAFNANERVAELAVREGDHVRAGQLLGRLDTRSLVLRVAQSQARIGVQEQALLRLKTGSRPEELAQAGAQVAAAQADADLAQQQLARLQAIGQTTAGRAVSQQDLDSAQARRKVALAQLDNVRRAQQLAVAGPRKEDIAQAQAQLESARADLALMNHQLQEAELKSPIDAVVRARLLEPGDMASPQRPAFTLAITDPKWVRAYVAEPDLGRVRPGQEASVITDSQPGQPIAGKVGYISSVAEFTPKTVQTEELRSSLVYEIRVMVEDKEDRLRLGMPATVRLQLASPTASGKH
- a CDS encoding ATP-binding cassette domain-containing protein, with product MRDNGPAVAARSLHKRFMVKASKQTVRALDDVSLEVPAGTLTALVGPDGAGKTTLLRLMAGLMRADEGELRVLGIDVSADPQAVQDRISYMPQRFGLYDDLSVQENLDLYADLHGVTAGQRRERYGRLMEMTDLGRFTNRPAGKLSGGMKQKLGLACTLVRSPDLLLLDEPTVGVDPLSRRELWQIVQQLVDDEKLSVIVSTAYLDEAERCSYVFVLREGRLLAQGTPAEIRGHAQGMCFVAAPPEGEPPRLMQARLLDAKQDIVDAVPQGGDVHFIRRQGADDAALEKLLDGARAEPVPPRLEDGFMALLRTHQATAANIAPPAAEGLAPAEGEPGEVVIEVKDLVRRFGDFVAVASTSFSVRRGEIFGLLGPNGAGKTTTFRMLCGLLPASGGQLRVAGVDLRHARAQARQRIGYVSQKFALYGNLTVRENLSFFGGAYGLRGQMLQRRMDTVLRQFDLERELDAPSGQLPGGYRQRLAMATGLLHEPEILFLDEPTSGADPLARREFWRRITALAEGGTTVVITTHFMEEAEYCDRIVIQDAGKVLAIGTPREVRTQALDGESHEKRIDMEQAFIGIVEKARHEEREKKSEKVAA
- a CDS encoding ABC transporter permease, with protein sequence MSGFRTRLISLTRKEFRQLLRDRSNLAIGILLPMVLILIFGYGMSLDVKNAPVGVVLEDPSPTAHEAIAGLQLSPTIAPVLLGSMHDAEALMRERKIDGIVRVPSDFSRTLAAGHARVQLIVHGADAGRATIIQAYVSGALAQAAVRQADRGGGGTGADAPPAGRVTVEQRMWFNAANTSTWYLVPGLIVLIMTLVGAFLTALVMAREWERGTLEALFVTPVRPVEILLAKIIPYFAVGMLGLTLCLLAARFLFAVPMYGSLVVVVLSSMLYLIVAVSLGLVISSVTRNQFLASQVALIATFMPSMMLSGFLFDLRNVPIAVRVIGHVLPATYFMDLIKTLFLAGDVWPLIWRNCAILLAYALGLLLLARAVTRKSLD
- a CDS encoding ABC transporter permease codes for the protein MTDFLLRIANLCRKELLAIFKDPASRVILFVPAIMQSLVFGYAATYDLTNVPYALLDQSRTGASTELIAHLDSTGVFHRVATLRTQADIREVIDTEKALLVIQIAPNFEQQLSAGQPAAIQLILDARNSNTAGSAAGYVSAVVERYNAELRTRAGAPPTPLIIETRAWFNPNLQTRWNLLPGLIAALSMLQTLLLTALSVAREREQGTFDQLLVTPMSPLEIMIGKALPPILVGLAQSTLILLVALFWFGIPMAGSLATLYTGLVFFTVASVGIGLSISAVSANMQQAMLYTFVLLMPMMLLSGLTTPVRNMPHVLQVITMANPLRFAIDLVQRVYLEGVGLATVWHNLIPLSIIAIVTLPLAAWLFRHRLV
- a CDS encoding efflux transporter outer membrane subunit, whose translation is MSAPRTLFSCSALALLLAGCAVGPDHRPAEPQAPADWAAWHGGSAALLGTERTAAPTAVASGDWKAFDDPLLDRLQALALTANHDLQTAALRFAQSRVQRTAAAAQQVPQLNASGSVNRQRQSETGAATRMIDALGSSVSNRDQLIRTLSEPYNLYQAGFDASWEIDLWGRVRRSIEAADADTGASAALLRQAQLSVQAEVARNYFELRGAQRELRLARADIAAAAESLELVQARADGGLVTDLDPTRQRTQLAELRARIPMLLQQETQAMNQITLLTGAPPGTLNTELAPPADRAGDTLEALQAPSLPDLALGLPSDLARRRPDIAAAEAQLHAATARIGVAMADLYPRVTLGAGFGYESAGSERFGEWGSRQWHVGPSISLPIFDNGRRRSTVNLRELQQQEAAVAFQQAVLKAWHEIDSALGAYTAERQRHRELVERERNSRDALTLAHARYANGLTDFGVELDARRTLLQARRDQVQSTSRMAVAMVAVYKALGGTMPPAAAAAPG
- a CDS encoding ROK family protein, with protein sequence MKKKTHLLPGPDVHGLRELPGLRVEGYSLQLRDKDGFVGDQASQTAFRELLERWRKRRRKTGSDPLGREHSRDLSKEQLDRVLHKTSAAGDLMHGAIEEFAKELAFVIQRFTRQPSWKKVERIVVGGGFTESDVGERAILQTAAILEDMGVHVQLGRLSHEVDDGGLIGWVHLTPPAMLKKHDAILAVDIGGTNVRCGIVKTRRRKAPDLSRAKVVRLEKWRHADDDPNRTDMVERIAAMLEDMVRYCERRKIRLAPFIGIACPGLIRKDGSIERGTQNLPGDWESRAFHLPSALWRRMPMIGSGPTLILMHNDAVVQGLSELPLMRDVCHWGVLTIGTGLGNASFTNT
- a CDS encoding glycine betaine ABC transporter substrate-binding protein; protein product: MCLPHRRILRAALLLFAIAWLGAAASAQPGEGTLRVGSKRFTESYILAELLAQTAAPHTASPPVVRQGLGNTAIVYEALRSGAIDLYAEYTGTIALEILKGSPAETREAMNAALAPLGLGVAIPLGFNDGYALAVRAADAERLGLRTLSDLARHPELRLGLSNEFIGRVDGWKGLAARYGFTQTPTGLDHGLAYEAVAAKQIDAIDIYTTDAKIDHLGLRVLEDDKKYFPRYDAVVLYRLDLSARLPKAWAALQTLEGRIDERAMIAMNARAELQSVPFDAIARDFLASSGKNGKAQSQEARRGFIAKLFGPDLWQLTRQHLVLVAVSVGVAILIGVPLAILVFPHLRLRAVVLGAASILQTVPSLALLAVLISLLGAIGALPALIALTLYSLLPIMRNTVTGLAEVPNGLRMAGTALGMTPPQSLRLVLLPLALPTLLAGVRTATAIAIGTATIAAFIGAGGFGERIVTGLALNDRELLVAGALPAAALALLSEGIFELVEMLMRRRRRTPPSSLPP